In the genome of Hydra vulgaris chromosome 06, alternate assembly HydraT2T_AEP, the window cttttttgtaTATGTAACATTAATGCTGTCTgaccaatttattttaattttttagtataaaaataaatgaatgtatAAGTATACACTTTTTTGTGTATACACTTTACTTTTATGATTATGTAATATATTAGCATGTTTTCCTTTTGGTTCATAATTAGaggttattatattttgttgtgaATTATTTTCCTAATCTAAACCTAGACATAATCAACCATTTTAGATCTTAAAAGCACCTTTATGGTGCTCTGGAGTTCCTAAaggcatattttttaaaaaattaacaactttgaTGACCaataaaaatgcataatttaaaaagcttttttattttttatccacCTTACTTATATTTTGGAAATAATTCACTTGTACACatgtattacaaatttttacatttctCTGCTAtaattatttctgattatattaattgtttttttgtagtgtttaaatatactacttttgcaaaaattacattacaatttttttttttgctgcataCTAGTAAGTAAAAAGTAAGTGAGTTTTATAATTGACCAAGACTGTGTTTATGACCttgattgaaataaatattaatttcattagtTCATCCATTTATTATTGAAGCCATCTGGAAAATGTTTAaggtttgttaaatttatacctctgtttttttttaattttatcatttcttattttttcaagttttttttagtcattGAGTATAcaatttagatataaatttttaaataaatattaaatatacttttttgtgtGTGCCTTTTCTATTCTCTTTAGTTTTCATAACAGATGATAacttttgtatcaaataataatttaaacaaaaaaaataaaaagtcaaaaactattaaattaaaaaggaaTATTCTTTGCTCCTAATATAAATGCATgctaatgttatatatttagtCAGTGCCCAAATCTATATTATGTCAGTCACTTGGTCACTtatgcataaatattttattgaggCCCCCTACGTAATCACAGTTAACATTACTTGATGTATTTTCTTAGTTTTAACTGATGTATTTGAATATATGAAGAATGATGTAatgtaaatgtattttattagtATGCAGTAGTCGTTTTTCAAACAAGCAACGGAGAAGAGATAGATGCTGTTCCATTGTTTTGGCTTTCATAGGACCGAACATGTTGTGCTTGGCCTCCTAAATCTACACCAATTCATATGATTGTAAAGGTAGTCAAGTCATTGCAAATACCTGAAACAGATTGGTTACAGTTTACTGTCAAGTGTCTTGGAGTATATGGTTAGTATACttgtctacttttttttatcaatttaaatttattgcaaaagCCATTGTTACATCTACTTAGCTGTTGTGAGTATTTTGTGGCAatgttatttacaattaaatagTGTATTCACAGCTAATGTCACATAAATGTCTTCACagcattattaaaatcatttaatggCATttctatgtttatttttaattaaatgtatatattttttattattaaatataatatataatataataaaatatttggtatactaaaaaaaaaaatttgcattattttaaatttttttatttccttttaaaGAAGAATACGAGACTGCTAGGAAAAAAGCCAAGAAGGGAGAGATAACATCTGATTTAGATACAGCTACATCTGACACAGAAAAGATGAAATCTGAAAAACGAAAGAAAATGAGTGTTAATGATTTTCCTAATGAAGATGATGTTGACATAAATACCCGATATATGAATATGAATAACGTAGGCTTAAGCATTGATGTTGGTCAAGTAACGTCAAAAAAGAAACCAAAGactaataaagataattttgataattttgattttcagatgtctaataaatgtattttgaaaaataaacccGATACTAAAAAGCTTTTACTGCCCCCTCAACCACCCTTTAGATATGCATCTGATCAGTCATCTTATCAGAACAATTGTCAGTTTGAATCTCATATGACATCAACTTTAGCACCTAAACAACCTGTTTTACGACATAAACCACCTTTTAATACCGCAAGATTCCATTCTGCAGATACACAAATAATGCATAACTCAACTATGCATTTGAATTCTA includes:
- the LOC136081825 gene encoding uncharacterized protein LOC136081825, with the protein product MIVKVVKSLQIPETDWLQFTVKCLGVYEEYETARKKAKKGEITSDLDTATSDTEKMKSEKRKKMSVNDFPNEDDVDINTRYMNMNNVGLSIDVGQVTSKKKPKTNKDNFDNFDFQMSNKCILKNKPDTKKLLLPPQPPFRYASDQSSYQNNCQFESHMTSTLAPKQPVLRHKPPFNTARFHSADTQIMHNSTMHLNSMESSYNSHEIVNQKSYNDEKEPQDFISKISSDFRTPQSETTYYLPRTEQAVYGDVIKLLVEVKK